In Oceanobacillus sp. FSL K6-2867, one DNA window encodes the following:
- a CDS encoding proline racemase family protein has translation MKFQRLFSTIDTHTGGNPTRTVISGLPPIKGNTMSEKMLYMDKHYDWIRKFLMNEPRGHEVMSGALLVEPCHPEADFGVIYIETGGYLPMCGHDTIGCCTALIEAGLVEVSEPYTYLKLDTPAGLIKVTIKVTNGKAEEVTFSNVPSFLLKTIEIDVEGIGEVECDIAYGGNFYGIIDARKIGIELTKENASTIIEKSITIRNTINAAEEIVHPEFPFIQGLTHIEFYTDPVHPEADVKNTVVVPPGGIDRSPCGTGTSAKLAVMYSKNEIEENELFVHESIVGSLFKARILSTTNVKNVEAVIPEVTGAAWLMGMHRFFYHEEDPLKEGFLLIPPMEHEMEDIT, from the coding sequence ATGAAGTTTCAGCGTCTATTTTCAACAATTGATACACATACTGGTGGAAATCCAACACGGACCGTTATTAGTGGACTTCCACCGATTAAGGGAAACACGATGTCAGAAAAAATGCTTTATATGGATAAACATTACGATTGGATTCGAAAGTTTTTAATGAATGAGCCTAGAGGGCATGAGGTAATGTCAGGTGCTCTGCTTGTAGAACCGTGCCATCCTGAGGCGGACTTTGGGGTCATTTACATCGAAACGGGCGGATATCTTCCAATGTGTGGTCATGATACGATTGGCTGCTGTACTGCATTAATTGAGGCAGGTTTGGTTGAGGTTTCTGAGCCATATACCTATCTTAAATTAGATACTCCAGCTGGCTTAATTAAAGTCACCATTAAAGTGACTAATGGCAAAGCAGAAGAAGTAACTTTTTCCAATGTTCCTTCCTTTCTATTAAAGACCATCGAAATAGATGTAGAAGGAATTGGAGAAGTGGAATGTGATATTGCTTACGGGGGCAATTTCTATGGCATTATCGATGCTAGAAAAATAGGGATTGAACTGACGAAAGAAAATGCATCCACGATTATTGAAAAATCAATCACTATACGCAATACCATTAATGCTGCGGAGGAGATTGTTCATCCTGAATTTCCATTTATTCAAGGATTAACACATATTGAATTTTACACAGATCCAGTTCATCCAGAAGCAGATGTGAAGAACACTGTAGTTGTTCCTCCTGGTGGGATTGATCGCTCTCCATGCGGAACAGGTACTTCTGCAAAACTAGCAGTTATGTATAGTAAAAATGAAATAGAAGAAAATGAATTGTTTGTGCATGAGAGTATTGTTGGTTCTTTATTTAAAGCAAGAATTTTAAGCACAACGAATGTAAAGAATGTAGAAGCTGTTATTCCAGAGGTAACGGGAGCAGCCTGGTTAATGGGTATGCATCGATTCTTTTATCATGAGGAGGATCCACTGAAAGAAGGATTTTTGCTCATTCCCCCAATGGAGCATGAAATGGAGGATATAACATGA
- a CDS encoding proline racemase family protein produces the protein MKIKTSYITTDVHVAGEAYRIMKDAPFGYYQSLQELNEQFPIICEQEMKLLLNEPRGFAGLNGCLVVPPFKNDADAAVVFFDHNGTVPMQYGGIVAVITALLESGQLKAKPSAEYNIETVSGVVTASATLKDEEVKAVALKSGPCKVVKKQVPISYLDLQTEVTFVQADHLYAIFDNVRLPFEFEIENLPAINQWGKKALEALGEESHAFSRIILLDHSQKSRGRIKTVTFRPDRYIVRSPGFGTLAASSTYLLENGDMFSGRQIENESIYNAKLSGELIAKNECDYSFSFSARGFITGIQTYVLDPTDPLSEGFLLQ, from the coding sequence ATGAAGATTAAAACGTCGTACATAACAACCGATGTACATGTAGCAGGCGAAGCTTACCGAATTATGAAGGATGCACCGTTTGGTTATTACCAAAGTTTGCAGGAGCTGAATGAGCAGTTCCCAATTATCTGCGAGCAAGAAATGAAACTACTTTTAAATGAGCCTCGTGGATTTGCGGGACTGAATGGCTGTTTGGTCGTTCCGCCTTTTAAAAATGATGCCGATGCAGCTGTTGTCTTTTTCGATCATAACGGAACGGTTCCAATGCAATATGGTGGAATTGTTGCTGTTATAACTGCCTTGCTAGAGTCTGGTCAGTTAAAAGCAAAACCTTCAGCTGAATATAACATTGAAACCGTGAGCGGTGTTGTTACGGCTAGCGCTACTTTAAAAGACGAAGAAGTGAAAGCTGTTGCATTAAAAAGCGGTCCATGCAAGGTTGTAAAAAAACAGGTCCCAATCTCTTATTTAGATTTACAGACAGAGGTTACTTTTGTTCAAGCTGACCATCTCTATGCAATTTTTGATAATGTACGGCTGCCTTTTGAATTTGAGATAGAGAACCTTCCTGCAATTAACCAATGGGGGAAAAAGGCATTGGAAGCCTTAGGAGAGGAAAGCCATGCTTTTAGCCGAATCATTTTACTGGATCATTCGCAAAAAAGCAGAGGAAGAATCAAAACAGTAACATTCCGTCCGGATCGTTATATTGTACGCTCTCCAGGTTTTGGTACGCTGGCTGCCAGCAGTACGTACTTATTAGAAAATGGCGATATGTTTTCAGGTAGACAAATTGAAAATGAAAGCATATATAATGCCAAACTTTCAGGAGAGCTTATTGCAAAAAATGAATGCGATTACAGTTTTAGTTTTTCAGCCCGCGGATTTATTACGGGTATACAGACATATGTTTTAGATCCGACAGATCCATTATCTGAAGGATTTTTATTACAATAA
- the dapA gene encoding 4-hydroxy-tetrahydrodipicolinate synthase: MTTIRGAYPVLITPMTQEQKIDWDGVKNNVNYFVDQGVAGIVINGSTGEFVSLSKEEKFQMVATVLEEVGGRIPVIVGTAAETTKETIEYTKQAEAHEAAGALIIPPYYMKPKENEIYHHFKDVSSVTNLPIMLYNNPFTSGVNMSTDLMFQIGKECENVRLIKESSGEIDKVRDLARKGKGDFEVFCGAEELVMESYFVGATGWISVAGNIVPKLVTDMYNHSQNGELEEAWAINDRILPLCTFLEGSGKYVQIVKRAMELTGNAGGPARFPRLGLSPEEDEKLKELLANLQTVNN, translated from the coding sequence ATGACTACAATCAGAGGAGCTTATCCAGTATTAATTACGCCAATGACGCAAGAACAAAAAATCGATTGGGATGGAGTAAAGAATAATGTTAATTACTTCGTGGATCAAGGAGTAGCAGGTATCGTCATCAATGGAAGTACGGGGGAATTTGTCAGTCTATCAAAAGAAGAGAAATTCCAAATGGTAGCAACAGTTTTGGAGGAAGTAGGTGGCCGTATTCCTGTTATTGTTGGTACTGCTGCTGAAACAACAAAAGAAACAATTGAATATACAAAGCAGGCTGAAGCCCATGAAGCTGCTGGTGCACTAATCATTCCCCCTTACTATATGAAACCAAAAGAAAATGAAATCTACCATCATTTTAAAGATGTATCGAGTGTTACAAATCTACCAATTATGCTTTATAACAACCCATTTACTTCTGGTGTGAACATGAGTACAGATTTAATGTTTCAGATTGGTAAGGAGTGTGAAAATGTCCGTCTTATTAAGGAATCAAGCGGTGAAATTGACAAGGTAAGAGATCTTGCAAGAAAAGGCAAGGGGGATTTTGAAGTATTCTGCGGTGCTGAAGAACTTGTAATGGAGTCTTACTTCGTTGGAGCAACCGGGTGGATTTCTGTTGCAGGTAATATCGTGCCGAAGCTTGTTACAGACATGTATAACCATTCCCAAAATGGTGAGTTGGAAGAAGCATGGGCAATCAATGATCGAATTTTACCGCTATGTACGTTCCTAGAAGGATCAGGTAAGTATGTGCAAATCGTGAAGAGAGCGATGGAATTAACCGGTAATGCTGGAGGTCCTGCACGCTTCCCTCGTTTAGGTCTATCTCCAGAGGAAGATGAGAAGCTAAAGGAATTACTGGCAAATTTACAAACAGTAAATAACTAA